A genomic stretch from Methanorbis rubei includes:
- the pfdA gene encoding prefoldin subunit alpha, whose translation MASNVNQANLEQEVQALRSYAAEYSQQFDLLSQQLRFIETARAEALASVEALEALAAADGEVSTLLSLGGGVSVRATVTDTKKMLVGIGAGVTVEKSTEEALSFLRDRITEMDASGKRLSESLGKLESQMSAVEQRMQEIYASAQQQIR comes from the coding sequence ATGGCGAGTAATGTAAATCAGGCAAATCTGGAACAGGAGGTACAAGCCCTCCGTTCCTATGCCGCAGAGTATTCCCAGCAGTTTGATCTTCTTTCCCAGCAGCTGCGTTTCATCGAGACGGCACGTGCTGAGGCTCTTGCGTCAGTTGAGGCACTTGAGGCTCTTGCCGCAGCAGATGGTGAAGTTTCTACACTTCTCAGTCTTGGCGGCGGCGTGTCGGTTCGTGCAACTGTTACGGACACGAAGAAGATGCTTGTTGGGATTGGCGCAGGAGTTACGGTTGAGAAGTCAACCGAGGAAGCACTTTCCTTCCTGCGTGACCGGATTACCGAGATGGATGCATCCGGCAAACGGCTTTCCGAATCTCTGGGAAAACTGGAGAGTCAGATGTCAGCGGTTGAGCAGCGCATGCAGGAGATTTATGCTTCTGCACAGCAGCAGATCCGCTGA
- the ftsY gene encoding signal recognition particle-docking protein FtsY: MFEGLKKKLGGITQKLGSSVEAASVTTEVEAELPALEAPALPSTPVAPEKKVSTPDAAAAQPSSPTPAVTKSVPVHEDESKKPGFFGKLKTLVVEREFVLSEKDIDETLFELQMVLLESDVAFPVAEAITDHMKKELVGTHRKIRESPEEVVTNALRHAIEDVLGEGFDLVAYIKAHDKPVKILFTGVNGTGKTTSVAKIAYYLRSQGLSVVVGAGDTFRAGAIEQIRVHCDRLGIKLISHQEGADPSAVLYDTVEYAKAHNIDVVLADSAGRFHNRVNLMNQLEKIKRVMKPDLVFYVDEAVAGNDAVVRAEEFEKTVSTNGVILTKVDMDPKGGAAISIAYTIGKPLVFLGVGQEYSDMKPFTPSLIIDEIFGDEK, translated from the coding sequence ATGTTTGAAGGGCTGAAGAAAAAACTCGGCGGGATTACCCAGAAACTGGGCAGCAGCGTTGAGGCCGCCTCGGTGACCACCGAGGTTGAGGCTGAACTGCCTGCACTTGAAGCTCCTGCTCTACCCAGTACTCCTGTGGCTCCGGAGAAGAAAGTCAGCACTCCTGATGCTGCGGCAGCTCAGCCGTCATCACCCACGCCTGCCGTCACAAAATCCGTGCCGGTTCATGAGGATGAATCCAAAAAGCCCGGATTTTTCGGCAAGCTGAAGACACTTGTCGTTGAACGCGAGTTCGTTCTCTCGGAAAAGGATATTGACGAGACGCTGTTTGAACTGCAGATGGTTCTTCTTGAGTCTGACGTTGCCTTTCCGGTCGCTGAAGCAATCACCGACCACATGAAAAAGGAACTGGTTGGAACGCATCGAAAAATTCGTGAGTCCCCTGAAGAAGTGGTGACGAACGCTCTCAGGCATGCGATCGAGGATGTTCTTGGCGAAGGATTTGATCTGGTTGCCTACATTAAGGCCCACGATAAACCGGTGAAGATTCTTTTCACCGGAGTAAACGGTACCGGCAAGACCACGTCAGTCGCAAAAATTGCCTACTATCTCAGAAGCCAGGGACTCTCTGTGGTTGTCGGGGCAGGCGACACATTCCGTGCAGGCGCAATAGAACAAATCCGCGTACACTGCGACCGGCTTGGCATCAAACTTATTTCTCATCAGGAAGGAGCTGACCCTTCAGCAGTTCTCTATGATACAGTGGAATATGCAAAAGCCCACAATATTGATGTGGTTCTTGCCGACTCTGCGGGTCGTTTCCACAATCGCGTGAATCTGATGAATCAGCTCGAGAAGATCAAACGCGTGATGAAGCCTGACCTTGTCTTCTATGTTGACGAGGCTGTTGCAGGAAATGATGCTGTGGTTCGCGCTGAAGAGTTTGAAAAAACCGTTTCCACGAACGGTGTGATCCTGACCAAAGTGGATATGGATCCAAAAGGCGGTGCCGCAATATCAATCGCATACACTATCGGCAAGCCACTCGTGTTTCTTGGTGTCGGTCAGGAGTACTCTGACATGAAACCGTTCACCCCCTCGTTGATTATCGATGAAATTTTTGGAGATGAGAAGTAA
- the rpl18a gene encoding 50S ribosomal protein L18Ae, whose translation MPKFEVKGTFRNDGQMKPYTKTVDAPSERLAGEFTLATIGSKHRLERKYITVDSVKAINGE comes from the coding sequence ATGCCGAAATTTGAGGTTAAGGGTACGTTCAGAAACGATGGACAGATGAAGCCCTACACTAAGACAGTCGATGCACCAAGCGAGCGTCTTGCAGGAGAGTTCACTCTTGCAACGATTGGCAGCAAGCACCGACTCGAGCGAAAATATATTACTGTTGATTCTGTAAAGGCTATCAATGGCGAGTAA
- a CDS encoding 50S ribosomal protein L31e, whose translation MVEAQKEQVYVIPLRDVKRVPCYKRANAAIKDIRGYLEHHMKSDDVKLDKSINEAVWARGSQKPPRRIRVRAMKFEDGQVQAELAEE comes from the coding sequence ATGGTAGAAGCACAAAAGGAACAGGTATATGTAATTCCGCTCCGTGATGTCAAGCGCGTGCCATGCTACAAGCGTGCAAACGCAGCAATCAAAGACATCCGCGGCTACCTTGAGCATCACATGAAAAGTGATGACGTTAAGCTCGACAAGAGCATTAACGAAGCAGTCTGGGCACGCGGATCCCAGAAACCGCCAAGACGCATTCGTGTTCGTGCTATGAAGTTCGAAGACGGACAGGTCCAGGCAGAACTTGCTGAGGAATAA
- a CDS encoding DNA-binding protein, with product MGDDELADIRRQRMMQLQQQQMAEQEQVQRQQAMQAQIQNVLMQAMEPEARERLNTIRLAKPEFAASIEQQIVALAQSGRLRQKITDAQLKQLLTQIVPQKKEFNIRRVG from the coding sequence ATGGGAGACGATGAACTCGCAGATATCCGCCGGCAGCGCATGATGCAGCTCCAGCAGCAGCAGATGGCAGAACAGGAACAAGTACAGCGTCAGCAGGCAATGCAGGCGCAGATTCAGAATGTTCTCATGCAGGCAATGGAACCTGAAGCCCGCGAACGGCTCAACACAATCAGACTCGCCAAACCCGAGTTTGCCGCTTCAATCGAGCAGCAGATCGTCGCTCTCGCCCAGTCAGGCCGCCTGCGTCAGAAAATAACCGATGCACAACTCAAGCAGCTGCTCACGCAGATCGTTCCGCAGAAAAAGGAATTCAATATCCGCAGGGTCGGATGA
- a CDS encoding DUF7411 family protein gives MKTGVLYSGGKDSTLAAVLLARDYDVELITFVFDSSHAVPSIEAAAKATGFPWKKCVFAPGFLDEVINMIVDDGHPANAINEIHRRSLCAIAQEYEVVADGTRRDDRVPMRTQSEVQSLEMKYGVSYMRPLLGIGKKEIIRLCEKSFDVVYGETGSIQNGDFESEIRAEMARREIDFVPLFPKNHEQSLIIRKKTGD, from the coding sequence ATGAAAACGGGTGTGCTCTACAGCGGCGGCAAAGACAGCACTCTTGCCGCGGTTCTGCTTGCGCGGGACTATGATGTAGAGCTGATAACATTCGTGTTTGATTCCTCCCATGCTGTTCCATCCATAGAGGCGGCGGCAAAGGCAACAGGATTTCCCTGGAAAAAATGTGTCTTTGCGCCAGGTTTCCTTGACGAAGTTATCAACATGATTGTTGATGACGGGCATCCTGCAAATGCCATCAACGAAATCCACCGACGGTCCCTCTGTGCAATTGCGCAGGAATATGAGGTGGTCGCCGACGGAACCCGTCGTGATGACCGTGTCCCGATGCGGACACAGTCCGAAGTGCAGAGTCTTGAGATGAAGTACGGGGTCAGCTACATGCGGCCTCTGCTTGGCATAGGAAAAAAAGAGATCATCCGATTGTGTGAGAAATCCTTTGACGTCGTCTATGGCGAAACAGGATCAATTCAAAACGGAGATTTCGAAAGTGAGATCAGAGCAGAAATGGCTCGGAGAGAGATTGACTTTGTGCCGCTCTTCCCGAAAAACCATGAACAGTCTCTGATAATTCGAAAAAAGACTGGTGATTAA
- a CDS encoding cache domain-containing protein: protein MVSIASTSSPEPTNVSVSDDMIQMSEEFYQSIDAITDDIATAMHDTAKELSTLTPGDKETEIILRDLFNDYLDPAGIAWVSADNTVVSVPIYSMASVLNSPELRNITEESFAGRDVILIDPVMSNAYGMVVCFVVPVYAADGSYNGYLCFAHLPITLLNETPDTPYYKNTKYELWISNSEGTIFCHPDISTIGYNYYTNAFYRGPGKAFTGIRPIIETGEGTTGYQYYDISNSDIVEKVCIWKTLSFGGQDLRLVLVDSPYEATEVSFPDAIDPTVVTDITQTLFLYAKKYGKGATLAAMNDPSGPFSNTDIEIFAISTDGIILAMPSKDKIVGLDRINFQDAYGIRQIATMINRASQGGGYLHYYLNLPYSENQTIFGLAYVLPVDETWFVGSRESVLDPPHSFNRVEVRSKLIRAIQPVQEYVAVHGKEETLAALTDPSSGLHTPDVRLVAISYDGKYLSSDFSYPYSIGDDLFSLTDPHGTSVIRDLVLIAKQGGGFGYVEARDANSDVNDFLISLAYVEPVDDEWLIAGTIALDMHSIVPS, encoded by the coding sequence ATGGTTTCGATAGCCTCGACTTCTTCGCCTGAACCGACAAATGTTTCTGTTTCTGATGACATGATACAGATGTCTGAGGAGTTCTATCAAAGCATCGATGCGATAACCGATGATATTGCCACCGCGATGCATGACACTGCAAAGGAGCTGTCCACGCTTACTCCAGGCGACAAGGAAACCGAGATAATTCTGCGCGATCTATTTAACGATTATCTGGACCCTGCCGGAATTGCATGGGTATCTGCTGATAATACCGTAGTCAGTGTTCCCATATACAGCATGGCGAGCGTTCTGAACTCTCCTGAACTTCGAAATATTACGGAAGAGTCGTTTGCTGGACGCGATGTTATCTTAATCGATCCTGTCATGTCAAATGCCTACGGCATGGTCGTGTGCTTTGTCGTTCCGGTCTATGCAGCTGACGGCAGTTACAATGGATATCTCTGTTTTGCCCATTTGCCGATTACGTTACTAAACGAGACACCGGACACGCCATACTACAAAAACACCAAATATGAACTATGGATTTCCAACTCTGAAGGCACGATATTCTGTCATCCTGACATATCAACTATCGGATATAATTACTACACGAACGCGTTTTATCGTGGACCTGGAAAGGCCTTCACCGGCATTCGCCCAATCATTGAAACCGGCGAAGGAACTACCGGATATCAGTATTATGATATAAGCAACTCTGATATTGTTGAAAAGGTGTGTATCTGGAAAACCCTGTCGTTCGGCGGTCAGGACCTGCGTCTGGTACTGGTGGACTCTCCCTATGAAGCAACAGAAGTGTCGTTTCCTGACGCCATCGATCCGACAGTAGTGACTGACATTACTCAGACTCTCTTCCTGTATGCGAAAAAGTACGGTAAAGGGGCTACTCTTGCAGCGATGAATGATCCTTCCGGTCCGTTTTCAAATACAGATATCGAGATTTTTGCCATCTCAACTGATGGTATTATTCTCGCCATGCCGTCGAAAGACAAGATTGTGGGATTGGATCGGATCAATTTCCAGGATGCTTACGGTATACGTCAAATAGCTACAATGATCAACCGTGCCAGTCAAGGCGGAGGATATTTGCATTACTATTTAAATTTGCCTTACTCGGAAAATCAGACGATCTTTGGTCTCGCATATGTGCTTCCGGTGGATGAAACTTGGTTTGTCGGATCTCGGGAATCAGTGCTTGACCCTCCCCATTCCTTTAATCGGGTGGAGGTCCGGTCGAAGTTGATCCGGGCAATTCAGCCTGTACAGGAGTATGTTGCCGTCCATGGAAAAGAAGAAACACTGGCAGCACTGACCGATCCTTCCTCGGGACTACACACTCCTGATGTTCGGCTCGTTGCGATCAGTTATGATGGAAAATATCTTTCCTCCGACTTCTCATACCCGTATTCAATTGGAGATGATCTGTTTTCACTCACTGATCCTCATGGTACATCTGTTATCCGCGATCTTGTTCTGATCGCAAAACAGGGAGGAGGATTTGGGTATGTGGAGGCGCGAGACGCTAATTCGGATGTCAATGATTTTTTGATATCTCTCGCTTACGTTGAACCGGTCGATGACGAATGGTTGATCGCGGGAACGATCGCTTTGGATATGCATTCGATCGTGCCATCCTAA
- a CDS encoding translation initiation factor IF-6, with protein sequence MDRTLSLNGDPNIGVFARVFEDIAFVPVDSPEEFGSKIAEALDVEVIPTFIQGSSVIGLLLTGNSRGFVVSGLIHDSELELLQEYGDVLLLGEEMNAAGNVILTNDSFAVVHPDMSSAMRKMVGEFLKVETVPMSFGGVGTVGMVGACTNAGVLLPARSAPSELEHLESSLPTADISVGTGSVNMGSNLIGTGLLVNSKGYLAGNATTGFELGRIEDVFGFL encoded by the coding sequence ATGGACCGCACCCTGTCACTGAATGGCGACCCGAACATCGGCGTCTTTGCCCGTGTCTTTGAAGACATTGCGTTTGTTCCCGTTGACTCCCCTGAGGAGTTCGGATCAAAAATAGCGGAAGCTCTTGATGTTGAGGTTATTCCAACCTTTATTCAAGGGTCTTCTGTTATCGGTCTTCTTCTCACCGGCAATTCCCGCGGATTTGTTGTTTCCGGTCTCATTCACGATTCAGAACTTGAACTTCTGCAGGAGTACGGCGATGTCTTACTCCTCGGCGAAGAGATGAATGCGGCAGGGAACGTAATTCTTACCAATGATTCATTCGCAGTTGTGCATCCTGACATGTCGTCAGCGATGCGCAAGATGGTCGGTGAGTTCCTGAAAGTTGAGACTGTTCCCATGTCTTTTGGCGGTGTCGGAACGGTTGGTATGGTAGGCGCCTGCACGAATGCAGGTGTGCTGCTGCCGGCCCGAAGCGCACCATCAGAGCTGGAACATCTTGAGAGCAGTCTTCCGACAGCGGACATTTCGGTTGGAACGGGTTCCGTAAATATGGGATCCAATCTGATCGGAACTGGTTTGCTCGTGAACAGCAAGGGTTATCTGGCAGGAAACGCTACCACGGGTTTTGAACTCGGTAGAATTGAAGATGTATTTGGATTTCTGTGA
- a CDS encoding clostripain-related cysteine peptidase — MSSQNFSKLHLLCGLLLILCSAAVPAAAAADENYLVMYVVGSDLESEGDQATDNLIDLVNSWDPSMGDVLIIYGGAKKAGWDDGVTITNLDLLTKDLEDGVIGVDTDNDGNPTVHVLDRFPDVDISDASTLANSLSYAEEYRKNSGLSGARNYLLFWNHGGGYTGFGQNEISKEILSLGELQTGLSGAGTRYDLIAFDACLMGSLEVADALSPYGFYLLASEENVPGCGYDYRAFSALSSTPNMSPEKLGTTIIEYYMAQPDQSKTLSLVRMSEAPKVVAALNAFGEDLQEILSDEESLNVLGSIYINTQGYGADSGSTNTMSMDLYDFTYKIYEQTSEDSELHASAENLLNVLNDFVVVCSDDGHFTAANGVSVAAPTSDLTEGIPNAAAFGRSGWYNYLSTYLNQAGASAQPHAAYEDNIGTRSTIVVNDTTGTAKVLANYLYVNEAGQYVIIGEVPLKEKTRPVNNSVWTTVPTGLYEEPDWDGSWYVFQNADGTLVPATLTFKNPAVIDNRPHVIYTIEGNLTRVVNTTSVTRPSIITVVIDDDANSVSDIYVTEKSDDIWGSRSNAWGNTTILSGDVFVPNLEIYDPESDEISVIASSQKIIFGDNPQKNLIYTELNPDNCYWMVELDDFIDDDAFYLEGPGMASSSPTQTQTPLCIAGVFTGLLLAGIICRRT; from the coding sequence ATGAGCTCCCAAAATTTCTCCAAACTTCATCTGCTGTGCGGTCTTTTGCTAATACTTTGTTCAGCAGCAGTGCCGGCAGCCGCAGCAGCAGATGAAAATTATCTGGTGATGTATGTGGTTGGATCTGATCTGGAGTCAGAAGGGGATCAGGCAACAGATAATCTCATAGATCTGGTAAACAGCTGGGATCCTTCAATGGGAGATGTACTCATCATCTATGGCGGAGCAAAAAAAGCCGGATGGGATGACGGTGTCACAATAACCAATCTGGATCTCCTTACAAAAGATCTCGAAGACGGCGTTATTGGTGTGGATACAGACAACGATGGAAATCCGACAGTACATGTACTCGATCGATTCCCAGACGTTGACATCTCGGATGCCAGTACACTGGCGAATTCTCTTTCTTATGCAGAAGAGTACCGGAAAAACTCGGGACTGTCCGGTGCCAGAAACTATCTGCTGTTCTGGAACCACGGCGGCGGATATACAGGATTTGGGCAAAACGAGATATCCAAAGAAATCTTGTCTCTTGGTGAACTGCAGACCGGGTTGTCCGGGGCAGGAACACGCTATGATCTCATCGCTTTTGATGCCTGTTTGATGGGATCTCTTGAGGTGGCGGACGCTCTCAGCCCGTACGGCTTCTACCTTCTTGCCTCCGAAGAAAATGTTCCCGGATGCGGATATGATTATCGAGCGTTCTCGGCACTTTCCTCAACGCCCAATATGAGTCCTGAAAAACTTGGTACCACCATCATCGAGTACTATATGGCCCAACCTGATCAGTCGAAGACGTTGTCTCTTGTGCGAATGTCTGAAGCACCAAAAGTAGTCGCAGCGCTGAACGCCTTCGGAGAAGATCTTCAGGAGATTTTGAGTGACGAGGAGTCACTCAATGTACTTGGATCCATTTACATCAATACTCAGGGCTACGGAGCAGACTCCGGCTCCACCAATACTATGTCCATGGACCTCTACGACTTCACGTACAAAATTTACGAACAAACCAGTGAGGACTCAGAGCTTCATGCTTCAGCGGAAAATCTTCTCAATGTGCTGAATGATTTTGTTGTCGTTTGCAGTGATGACGGACATTTCACTGCGGCGAACGGTGTATCTGTCGCTGCACCTACAAGTGATCTGACTGAAGGCATTCCTAATGCAGCGGCATTTGGAAGGAGCGGCTGGTACAATTATCTGTCCACCTATCTGAATCAGGCAGGTGCCTCTGCACAGCCGCACGCAGCATACGAAGACAACATAGGTACTCGTTCCACAATTGTTGTCAACGACACAACAGGAACGGCAAAAGTTCTTGCCAACTACCTCTACGTCAATGAAGCGGGACAGTATGTCATTATCGGCGAAGTTCCACTCAAGGAAAAAACGAGACCGGTAAACAACAGTGTCTGGACAACTGTTCCGACCGGACTCTACGAGGAACCTGACTGGGATGGAAGCTGGTATGTTTTCCAGAATGCTGACGGAACTCTTGTGCCTGCCACACTCACCTTCAAGAACCCTGCGGTGATTGATAACCGCCCTCATGTCATCTATACAATTGAAGGAAACCTTACCCGGGTGGTGAACACAACTTCGGTCACGCGTCCGTCAATCATTACCGTAGTCATCGATGATGATGCGAACAGTGTATCAGATATCTATGTCACCGAAAAATCTGATGACATCTGGGGCAGCAGATCAAATGCATGGGGAAACACCACCATTCTTTCCGGTGATGTGTTCGTACCGAATCTGGAAATTTACGATCCTGAGAGCGATGAAATATCCGTGATTGCTTCATCGCAGAAGATCATCTTCGGCGACAATCCTCAGAAGAATCTGATCTATACTGAACTGAATCCTGACAACTGTTACTGGATGGTTGAGCTAGATGACTTCATCGATGATGACGCATTCTATCTCGAAGGACCGGGGATGGCTTCATCATCTCCGACTCAGACACAAACTCCGTTATGCATTGCAGGAGTTTTCACAGGACTTCTACTTGCCGGAATTATTTGCAGAAGAACATAA
- a CDS encoding 30S ribosomal protein S19e: MTTVFDIPANDLIAKVADELKNESAIKAPEWSEYVKTGVHKQMPPENPDWWYIRSAAVLRRIYVDGPIGVERMRSVYGGMQDNGSKPSHFRKGSGSIARKVMQQLETAGFIEKVTGGRNVSAKGRKFLDNIAHSLKEDAVKVAPGLEKY, translated from the coding sequence ATGACTACAGTATTTGATATCCCGGCCAACGATCTCATTGCAAAGGTCGCCGACGAACTCAAGAACGAGTCCGCAATCAAGGCACCCGAGTGGTCCGAGTACGTAAAGACGGGAGTACACAAACAGATGCCGCCGGAAAACCCGGACTGGTGGTATATCCGTTCCGCAGCTGTGCTGCGTCGTATCTATGTTGACGGCCCGATTGGTGTTGAACGCATGCGCTCCGTCTACGGTGGTATGCAGGACAATGGTTCCAAACCGTCCCACTTCAGAAAGGGAAGCGGCAGCATTGCACGCAAAGTAATGCAGCAGCTTGAGACTGCAGGTTTCATTGAGAAAGTTACCGGCGGCCGCAACGTTTCCGCAAAAGGTCGCAAGTTCCTTGACAACATCGCCCACTCCTTAAAGGAAGACGCAGTCAAGGTAGCACCCGGCCTTGAGAAGTACTAA
- a CDS encoding DNA-3-methyladenine glycosylase family protein, giving the protein MQTFSLDDIKFNLDLTVSCGQAFRWRDQNGTWCAPSPYGEDEVWKVQQKGDVIFFDGMEEKDLIHYFSLDHDLDTILENIDCDPVIHDAIERCQGLRILRQDPWECLISYICSSCANIPGIQMRIENLAEKYGDEIFCDGEKYYSFPSPEKIAEAEVCDIRSCKVGYRDAYICGAAEMVIANPDWSEKIQSLPYMDAQKKLRELNGVGPKVADCVLLFAFEKFEAVPIDVWIERILRTKYVGGEKKLDYIKAGDYARDHFGPYAGYAQEYLFASREIISRKGE; this is encoded by the coding sequence ATGCAGACATTTTCTCTCGACGACATCAAATTCAATCTTGATTTAACGGTCTCCTGCGGTCAGGCGTTTCGCTGGAGAGATCAGAATGGTACCTGGTGTGCCCCGTCTCCATACGGAGAGGACGAGGTCTGGAAAGTTCAGCAGAAAGGGGATGTGATCTTTTTTGACGGGATGGAGGAAAAAGATCTGATTCACTATTTTTCTCTGGATCATGATCTCGATACGATTCTCGAAAACATCGACTGCGACCCCGTAATTCATGATGCGATCGAAAGATGTCAGGGCCTTCGGATTCTACGGCAGGACCCTTGGGAGTGTTTGATCTCGTACATTTGTTCGAGTTGTGCAAACATTCCCGGCATTCAGATGCGGATAGAAAATCTTGCAGAAAAATATGGTGATGAAATTTTTTGTGATGGAGAAAAATATTATTCGTTCCCGTCTCCTGAAAAAATTGCAGAAGCAGAGGTCTGTGATATTCGTTCCTGCAAAGTTGGCTATCGTGATGCATACATCTGCGGGGCTGCTGAAATGGTGATCGCTAACCCTGACTGGTCAGAAAAAATTCAGTCACTTCCCTACATGGACGCACAGAAAAAACTTCGCGAGCTGAACGGTGTCGGGCCAAAAGTTGCGGACTGCGTGCTGTTGTTTGCCTTTGAAAAGTTTGAGGCGGTTCCAATTGATGTATGGATTGAGAGAATTCTCCGCACAAAATATGTGGGCGGAGAAAAAAAGCTGGACTACATCAAAGCAGGTGACTATGCAAGAGATCACTTCGGCCCTTATGCCGGATACGCCCAGGAGTATCTTTTTGCGTCCCGGGAAATCATCAGCAGAAAAGGCGAATGA
- a CDS encoding YhbY family RNA-binding protein, with the protein MPNPSDTESYIQTLKPTIWVGKNGCTDDLVEETRRQLDARKVIKIKWLQSCDLDEAEILELAARTSAEVLDSRGRMVVLGAKNRGRLPIVTPARGKKPAKKQSARDRIKSFYLEKK; encoded by the coding sequence GTGCCCAATCCATCAGATACCGAATCCTATATTCAAACATTAAAACCCACCATCTGGGTCGGCAAAAACGGCTGTACTGACGATCTCGTCGAAGAGACCCGCCGCCAGCTTGATGCGCGCAAAGTTATCAAGATCAAATGGCTTCAGAGCTGCGATCTGGATGAAGCGGAAATTCTTGAACTTGCTGCGAGAACTTCTGCGGAAGTCTTAGACTCTCGCGGCCGCATGGTGGTGCTCGGAGCAAAAAATCGCGGTAGACTTCCGATCGTAACTCCTGCAAGAGGAAAGAAACCTGCGAAAAAGCAGTCAGCCCGCGACAGAATCAAATCCTTCTATCTTGAGAAAAAATAA
- a CDS encoding signal recognition particle protein Srp54, which translates to MGLDNLSNSLKDAMKKLAGKTVIDRAAVDELVRDLQRALLSADVNVKLVMQLSQSIKARALDEDLPKGINVREHVLRIVYQELVNLVGKEAELSLRPQKILMAGLQGSGKTTTTGKLCRYFQRKGLKVGAIGADNFRPGAYAQLETLCKKINVPCYGDPKEKDAVKITRDGLAALKDVEVIIVDTAGRHALEDDLIEEISQINELLQPDHRWLVIDAALGQAARDQAKRFHEAIGIDGVIVTKMDGTAKGGGAMSAVAETGSGIVFIGNGETIEDLERFDANGFISRLLGMGDLKALVEKAEEAIKPEDVDVNAMLRGKFTLNDMYKQLEAVQKMGPLKQVLSMLPLGGMNVPSEALDGTADRMKKFRIIMDSMTPEELDDPSLINTSRMTRVAKGAGATIDEVRELIKYYKMMQKTLKGFRGNRMAMNKMMKQMSKGGGDFGGMGPM; encoded by the coding sequence ATGGGACTTGACAATCTTTCCAACTCCTTAAAGGATGCAATGAAAAAACTTGCCGGAAAAACGGTCATCGACCGTGCGGCAGTGGATGAACTTGTCCGCGACTTGCAGCGTGCCCTGCTTTCCGCGGATGTGAACGTGAAGCTGGTCATGCAGCTGTCCCAGTCGATTAAGGCCCGGGCACTGGACGAGGATCTTCCGAAAGGCATCAACGTCCGCGAGCATGTTCTGCGGATTGTGTATCAGGAACTGGTCAACCTTGTCGGCAAAGAGGCCGAGCTGTCTCTTCGCCCGCAGAAAATTCTGATGGCAGGTCTCCAAGGTTCCGGTAAGACGACAACGACCGGTAAACTCTGCCGATACTTCCAACGCAAAGGTCTGAAGGTTGGAGCAATTGGTGCTGACAACTTCCGGCCCGGAGCGTATGCCCAGCTTGAGACGCTGTGTAAAAAGATCAATGTGCCCTGTTACGGAGATCCGAAAGAAAAGGATGCCGTAAAGATCACCCGTGACGGCCTTGCGGCGCTGAAGGATGTTGAAGTCATCATCGTCGACACGGCTGGCCGCCACGCTCTTGAGGATGATCTGATCGAAGAGATTTCGCAGATCAATGAACTCCTGCAACCAGATCATCGCTGGCTGGTTATCGACGCGGCTCTTGGTCAGGCTGCACGCGATCAGGCAAAACGATTCCATGAAGCGATTGGGATCGACGGCGTGATCGTCACCAAGATGGATGGTACGGCAAAAGGCGGAGGCGCAATGTCTGCGGTCGCTGAGACGGGTTCGGGCATTGTTTTTATCGGTAACGGTGAAACGATTGAGGATCTGGAAAGATTTGATGCGAATGGTTTCATCTCCCGCCTGCTTGGCATGGGAGATCTGAAGGCACTTGTCGAGAAAGCCGAAGAAGCGATCAAGCCTGAGGATGTGGATGTCAACGCGATGCTTCGCGGCAAGTTCACGCTGAATGATATGTATAAGCAGCTTGAAGCAGTGCAGAAGATGGGTCCGTTAAAGCAGGTCCTGTCCATGCTGCCGCTCGGCGGAATGAATGTTCCTTCCGAGGCGCTTGACGGGACTGCTGACCGGATGAAAAAGTTCCGGATCATCATGGACTCAATGACGCCCGAGGAGCTGGACGATCCTTCTCTCATCAACACTTCCCGCATGACCCGTGTTGCAAAAGGAGCGGGCGCAACCATCGACGAAGTCCGCGAGTTGATCAAATACTACAAGATGATGCAAAAAACTCTGAAAGGATTCCGCGGCAACCGGATGGCAATGAACAAGATGATGAAGCAGATGAGTAAGGGCGGCGGGGACTTCGGCGGTATGGGGCCGATGTGA
- a CDS encoding 50S ribosomal protein L39e: MSKLTKSRKIRLAKATQQNRRVPAWVMIKTKRNVVSHPCRRNWRRSTLKV; this comes from the coding sequence ATGAGCAAACTTACCAAAAGCCGTAAGATTCGTCTTGCAAAGGCAACCCAGCAGAACCGCCGTGTTCCTGCATGGGTCATGATCAAAACCAAGCGCAACGTTGTGTCGCACCCGTGCAGACGCAACTGGAGACGCAGCACTCTGAAGGTGTAA